A region from the Arcanobacterium buesumense genome encodes:
- a CDS encoding ArsR/SmtB family transcription factor produces MNLLNGLPQAAELFKALGNESRLELLVLLDSQPQGVGALAEQANMSQPLVSQHLRTLRTVGLVTATRHGKEMIYQIADDHVAHVVTDALTHVQESTDSFSSPHQH; encoded by the coding sequence ATGAACCTCCTTAACGGACTGCCTCAAGCAGCAGAACTCTTCAAGGCGCTAGGAAACGAATCACGCCTTGAACTGTTAGTGCTCCTTGATAGCCAGCCACAAGGAGTTGGTGCATTGGCAGAGCAAGCCAACATGTCTCAACCACTGGTCTCACAACATTTACGCACCCTGCGCACAGTCGGTCTCGTCACCGCTACCCGCCACGGTAAAGAAATGATCTATCAGATCGCTGATGACCACGTCGCTCATGTTGTCACCGATGCTCTAACCCACGTTCAAGAATCAACCGATTCTTTTTCGTCGCCACACCAACATTAA
- a CDS encoding deoxynucleoside kinase, whose amino-acid sequence MLVVGGMIGVGKTTLASVIAADLNIDLYTENVDGNDILPLFYTASEEEQLIKRYPFLLQLEFLTSRYRDIKRALFGGPSIMDRSIYEDWYFAKVNTDLGRISHEEFRLYAKILDEMMKEIAQFPKKAPDLMIYLHASFDTIMERIGARGREFEQDENLVSYYRTLWEGYDDWVHNHYSASPVLMVNADEFDFFRAADRKLLMSQVAQLKDNPTAQYMELKPEN is encoded by the coding sequence ATGCTAGTTGTCGGCGGAATGATTGGAGTTGGTAAAACAACTCTCGCGTCAGTGATCGCGGCAGATCTCAATATTGATCTTTACACCGAAAACGTTGATGGCAATGATATTCTCCCCCTGTTTTACACAGCATCTGAAGAAGAACAGCTCATCAAACGCTACCCTTTCTTACTTCAGCTCGAATTTCTTACCTCGCGCTACCGCGATATTAAACGTGCACTTTTCGGTGGTCCATCGATTATGGATCGCTCCATTTATGAAGACTGGTACTTCGCTAAGGTGAATACAGACCTTGGCCGCATCTCACATGAAGAGTTTCGTCTTTACGCCAAAATTTTAGATGAGATGATGAAAGAAATCGCTCAATTCCCGAAAAAGGCGCCAGATCTGATGATTTATTTACATGCGTCGTTTGACACGATTATGGAGCGTATTGGTGCTCGTGGGCGCGAATTTGAGCAAGATGAAAATCTTGTTTCTTACTATCGAACCTTGTGGGAAGGCTATGACGATTGGGTGCATAACCACTACTCGGCTTCCCCAGTATTGATGGTCAATGCCGATGAGTTCGATTTTTTCCGCGCTGCAGATCGTAAGCTCTTGATGAGCCAAGTTGCTCAGTTAAAGGACAATCCAACTGCGCAATACATGGAACTCAAACCCGAAAACTAA
- a CDS encoding Cna B-type domain-containing protein, with amino-acid sequence MTVRNRGLSSCKWFYLFVVLVVTSLVTLSVTPVLQAHAADRQEYICEFECDIQAFIDEAGTNPARIVLYDGDNMVTSTIIINPGQDIEMVEGEPFSPMVYSDGSLLNREDGFARSLIHVKEGGKLTLQANPSGKTASNIGVYARGEYVSASSPTILVEGQLVLGKGSKVYGARNLSGVYQGAITVTGKNASLMIDGGTVTDNWRAQDPSSTQYGAGNIAVTKGARLIMNSGLVSDGHGSAVSGASYGETGGIGVYNGGYAEINGGEVTNNEGFGGGIVAWTWPQNRTATLRDPEGERSNVVINGGTISKNRAGFGGGGALVFGNATLVMNGGEITENTAPNGGGVNTMDLYVWGADYTWQEIDGEGPAQGFTAEEWKELVPGSFTMNGGTIAKNEASRTGGGVNVISNTVDLRGGEILDNTAEGQGGGVYVATKTYTARILNALITDNTSSAIGGGVWTCPTGSVTFYVTDGVAVANNSAKKFGDDLAHLNYGGAHAAPIRLSERMLGGGISQWYDDGSLATGTTRFDPDNTGDLRTPEEVFELSNAGIKNVSPQESLEIAKKFAQLTISGNAAPLGGGVGTNGHVVFGTPEQTSIQIEKVWIVDGVDVTDSGEDLTDGYAGNPVHVDVLRKDYSAQSGQVEETIVDTIELSWNAGWKTRIDNLPRNNADGDPIEYGVHEHDVEGFTSTAMVERQWDGSWLVKLTNTKDEPTVTSLRLAKKWTPGAPSNVESLSFDVIGTSDDFPDGRVIHTVDVTAPNWTTTVTDLPIKTDAGHDISYSVREHDVPGYVSVVSSKKNDDGTWVVDVENTVKTYDLRWSKTGEDGELLGGGVFQVTGPDGFELLVKDDSDADLDKKPGVFQISIPVAGEYTLVEVQAPAGYELDASPRTIRVDEPTSVTAPHTSGVFGAIVNKLLRTDITVEKHWVGEGQKVDVQFQLLSAIAGEDPQPVGDPVMLAAGATSYTWTSLPMFCDGKKLTYSVRELTVSDNFTSTVDGFVVTNTFTPPTPIPPMPPTPQIPELSKTGIDVSALGLVSLLLLIGGGMVLRRHRKTGACGELR; translated from the coding sequence GTGACTGTTCGAAATCGTGGTTTAAGTAGTTGTAAGTGGTTCTATCTTTTTGTCGTCCTAGTAGTCACATCTTTAGTCACGCTCAGCGTTACCCCAGTGCTACAAGCCCACGCTGCGGATCGTCAAGAATATATCTGTGAATTTGAATGCGATATCCAAGCGTTCATTGACGAAGCAGGCACGAACCCAGCACGTATTGTGCTTTATGACGGCGACAATATGGTCACCTCGACTATCATCATTAACCCGGGCCAAGATATTGAGATGGTCGAGGGCGAGCCGTTTAGTCCGATGGTTTACTCTGACGGTTCGCTATTGAACCGCGAAGATGGTTTTGCTCGTTCCCTCATCCATGTGAAAGAAGGCGGGAAACTCACTCTTCAAGCAAACCCGTCTGGTAAAACTGCAAGCAACATTGGCGTATATGCCCGTGGAGAATATGTCTCAGCCAGTTCGCCTACCATTCTTGTAGAAGGCCAGCTTGTCCTTGGCAAAGGATCGAAAGTATACGGTGCCCGAAATCTTTCTGGCGTGTACCAGGGCGCAATCACCGTCACAGGTAAGAATGCTTCATTGATGATCGACGGCGGGACAGTCACCGATAATTGGCGTGCTCAAGATCCGAGTTCGACCCAGTACGGCGCTGGAAATATCGCAGTCACTAAAGGTGCACGGCTTATCATGAACTCCGGATTGGTCAGCGATGGTCATGGTTCAGCTGTCAGTGGTGCGTCATATGGCGAAACCGGTGGCATTGGCGTTTACAACGGTGGCTATGCCGAGATTAATGGCGGCGAAGTCACTAACAACGAAGGTTTTGGCGGCGGTATCGTGGCATGGACATGGCCACAGAACCGAACAGCTACCCTACGTGATCCAGAAGGTGAGCGCTCGAACGTCGTCATCAATGGTGGAACTATCTCAAAAAATAGAGCTGGTTTTGGAGGTGGCGGCGCACTCGTCTTCGGCAACGCAACGTTGGTGATGAACGGTGGTGAGATAACCGAGAATACTGCACCTAATGGTGGTGGAGTTAATACGATGGATCTCTATGTGTGGGGAGCAGACTACACATGGCAAGAAATCGATGGTGAAGGACCAGCCCAAGGTTTTACTGCAGAAGAATGGAAAGAATTAGTTCCAGGTAGTTTCACGATGAATGGTGGAACTATTGCCAAAAATGAAGCATCGCGTACCGGTGGTGGAGTGAACGTCATATCTAATACGGTTGATCTGCGTGGCGGAGAGATTTTAGATAACACCGCTGAAGGACAAGGCGGCGGGGTGTATGTTGCAACTAAAACATATACCGCACGCATATTGAACGCTCTTATTACAGACAATACTTCGTCCGCTATTGGCGGTGGTGTTTGGACGTGCCCGACTGGTTCAGTGACATTCTATGTTACTGATGGTGTAGCGGTTGCTAATAATTCAGCGAAAAAATTCGGTGACGATCTAGCGCATTTGAACTATGGTGGTGCTCATGCCGCGCCGATACGGTTATCAGAACGAATGCTTGGCGGCGGAATTTCGCAGTGGTACGACGACGGTTCACTAGCTACTGGAACGACTCGTTTTGATCCGGACAATACTGGCGATCTGCGAACCCCCGAAGAAGTTTTTGAGCTTTCCAATGCCGGAATAAAGAATGTCTCGCCACAAGAGTCTTTAGAAATAGCAAAGAAGTTTGCACAGTTAACGATCAGTGGTAACGCTGCACCGTTAGGTGGCGGAGTTGGAACAAATGGGCATGTAGTTTTTGGCACCCCAGAGCAAACCAGTATTCAGATTGAAAAAGTATGGATTGTCGATGGGGTAGATGTTACTGATTCTGGTGAGGATCTCACTGATGGGTATGCGGGTAATCCGGTGCACGTAGATGTGCTCCGCAAAGACTACTCCGCACAATCTGGCCAAGTCGAAGAAACGATTGTGGACACGATTGAACTGTCATGGAATGCCGGTTGGAAAACTAGGATCGACAACCTTCCGAGAAATAACGCTGACGGTGACCCCATCGAGTACGGTGTGCATGAACATGATGTAGAAGGTTTTACTTCTACTGCTATGGTTGAACGCCAGTGGGACGGTTCGTGGCTAGTAAAGCTGACAAATACCAAAGATGAACCGACCGTAACGTCGTTGCGCTTGGCTAAGAAGTGGACACCGGGTGCCCCGAGTAACGTGGAATCATTGTCGTTTGATGTTATCGGGACGAGTGATGATTTCCCGGATGGCCGAGTCATCCACACAGTTGATGTTACTGCACCTAACTGGACGACGACGGTCACGGACCTACCGATTAAGACGGATGCAGGTCATGATATTTCGTACTCTGTGCGTGAACATGACGTGCCTGGTTACGTTTCTGTGGTTTCTTCTAAGAAGAATGACGATGGTACGTGGGTTGTCGATGTTGAGAACACCGTGAAAACGTATGATCTTCGCTGGAGTAAAACTGGCGAGGATGGCGAATTGCTCGGTGGTGGCGTTTTCCAGGTGACAGGTCCTGATGGTTTCGAGCTGTTAGTGAAAGACGATTCGGATGCTGATCTTGATAAGAAGCCGGGTGTATTCCAGATTAGCATTCCGGTTGCTGGTGAGTACACGTTAGTTGAAGTCCAAGCACCGGCAGGATATGAGCTAGACGCTTCGCCACGTACTATTCGAGTTGATGAGCCGACGAGCGTGACGGCTCCGCATACTAGTGGTGTGTTTGGTGCGATTGTCAATAAGCTTCTTCGTACGGACATCACTGTTGAAAAGCACTGGGTTGGTGAAGGTCAGAAGGTTGACGTTCAGTTCCAGTTATTGTCTGCGATCGCTGGTGAAGATCCGCAACCTGTGGGAGATCCGGTAATGCTCGCTGCTGGTGCTACTAGTTATACGTGGACCAGTTTGCCAATGTTCTGTGACGGGAAGAAGCTGACATATTCGGTTCGTGAGCTGACGGTGTCAGATAATTTCACCAGCACGGTTGACGGTTTTGTGGTGACAAATACGTTCACTCCGCCGACACCAATTCCGCCGATGCCGCCGACACCACAAATTCCAGAGTTATCAAAGACTGGGATAGATGTCTCAGCTTTGGGACTCGTGAGCTTACTTTTACTCATTGGCGGCGGGATGGTACTGCGCCGGCACCGAAAAACTGGCGCTTGTGGTGAACTGCGATAG
- a CDS encoding TDT family transporter, translating to MKKRAIILPPLGPAWFSSVMGTGLLANLLGRYIGDFPWLVYPASALLFIGIVLLIVLTVGYLVRLERTHTSERANVHFVPVVDPAWGTVSMGYLSVGSALLTVGPHIGLSGIVLPADTVLWSIGTVIGLVTNVAFLAHTMSRHVGTPLPVWGLAVVGPMVSATTGALLLRHFHTPGLQFMMLTLSFLCFILALTHGTIIFILAYAWHNRIEPLPVDASISSWIPLGVVGQSTAAAVAISGSASLFLAPQAQSFATTTAVIYGLVMLVIAVPVIGFAIGQTWRGYRNNMAFSPGWWALTFPIGTLALGGAMLSEVPVIAGSAVATIAGIVGWVSLLTLCGTWTFCAGGSLWAIAVHHKRQFFGAGAVPSRRQ from the coding sequence GTGAAAAAACGTGCGATTATTCTACCTCCGCTTGGTCCTGCCTGGTTTTCTTCGGTGATGGGTACCGGACTTTTAGCCAACCTCTTGGGTCGGTATATTGGTGATTTTCCGTGGCTAGTCTATCCCGCCAGCGCCTTGCTATTTATTGGGATAGTGTTATTAATCGTTCTCACTGTTGGCTACCTGGTTCGCCTCGAACGCACGCATACTTCCGAGCGAGCCAATGTACATTTCGTCCCTGTGGTTGATCCGGCATGGGGAACCGTGTCAATGGGTTATCTCTCTGTTGGTAGCGCTTTACTTACCGTTGGTCCGCATATTGGGTTGTCTGGCATTGTCTTGCCGGCGGATACCGTTTTGTGGTCAATTGGCACAGTGATTGGTTTAGTTACGAACGTAGCTTTTCTGGCTCACACCATGTCGCGACATGTTGGCACTCCACTTCCGGTGTGGGGTCTGGCAGTAGTTGGCCCGATGGTTTCTGCAACTACCGGTGCTCTGCTATTGCGTCACTTTCACACACCGGGTTTGCAGTTTATGATGCTGACCTTATCGTTTTTATGTTTTATTCTTGCTCTGACGCACGGCACGATTATTTTCATCCTCGCTTACGCTTGGCATAACCGAATTGAGCCACTCCCGGTGGACGCTTCGATTAGCTCGTGGATTCCGTTAGGTGTGGTTGGTCAATCGACGGCTGCTGCGGTAGCGATTTCTGGTTCAGCTTCGTTGTTTTTGGCTCCGCAAGCCCAGTCTTTTGCGACGACGACGGCAGTGATCTATGGGCTAGTCATGCTTGTTATTGCCGTGCCGGTTATTGGTTTTGCGATTGGTCAAACATGGCGTGGCTATCGCAATAATATGGCTTTTTCACCTGGCTGGTGGGCGCTGACATTCCCTATTGGTACGCTCGCTTTAGGTGGTGCAATGCTCAGCGAGGTGCCGGTTATCGCCGGAAGCGCTGTGGCAACGATTGCCGGTATCGTGGGCTGGGTTAGCCTGCTTACATTGTGTGGCACGTGGACGTTTTGTGCTGGCGGAAGCCTGTGGGCTATCGCAGTTCACCACAAGCGCCAGTTTTTCGGTGCCGGCGCAGTACCATCCCGCCGCCAATGA
- a CDS encoding cation:proton antiporter has translation MQALELILLLFTIILLSTVLDQLVSGLSLPLIQIAMGMLAAILIGEPFDLTIDADLFLVLFIAPLLYDESRKVSKRSLARHMPSILSLAIGLVVASVFAVGFVLHWLSPSIPLAAALTLGAALGPTDAVAVTALAKSAKLNERQTALLSGEALINDASGIVSFQFAVGLAVTGVFSIREAAAAFTLSFGGGLICGIVLGVVVLGITRAVRSMGLESTVFHVTFEILTPFAIYLIAESLHVSGILAVVGAGLLVTLIPLPSTVYTARISIVSSGVWDVLGFILNGVVFVFLGSNLPSILTHSWEESADPLSLLGLVLVCSAVVILVRYVWVVIADYITMKQGLLADFDSLRDLLVPAWVTTLGGPKGAVTLTIAFTLPYGILGTHGQSIRDELIFLASGIILCTLLLANFVVPALTPFEVSDEEKTRENEVRAAVLRSLISSLTAKFEHRYPIALALIVSRYRREIAELTVGDEFSAISRQLRLDLISHQRGYMNDLLERGEISHFSHDSIEHTLERLEKVLKHRRRRSFNLKSMWTFISNRARSFSEEHRGELNPESVEELRQARMALENFAISYLENVPTTSSTMQQARAYLLRDHRQMLEQLEHTTREQYVSVPQTSDDDSADDIDSTPRYQTMGEQLDFLEVEALRLQLGCIQELREDNKITLTEATMLRDEVYLLQMNQSDLGTH, from the coding sequence ATGCAAGCTCTTGAACTTATCTTGCTACTGTTCACAATCATTTTGCTGTCCACAGTACTCGATCAGCTTGTTTCCGGATTGTCATTGCCATTGATTCAAATTGCGATGGGTATGCTCGCCGCAATTCTGATCGGTGAACCATTCGATCTCACAATTGATGCTGACCTTTTCCTTGTTTTATTCATCGCGCCACTACTCTACGACGAATCCCGAAAAGTCTCTAAACGTTCATTAGCTAGACATATGCCCTCAATTTTGTCGTTGGCCATTGGTTTAGTGGTAGCCAGCGTCTTTGCTGTGGGCTTTGTTTTACATTGGCTTTCTCCTTCAATTCCACTAGCAGCCGCATTGACATTGGGAGCCGCCCTTGGCCCTACCGATGCGGTAGCAGTTACTGCTCTCGCAAAAAGCGCCAAGCTCAACGAACGCCAAACAGCGTTACTGTCCGGCGAAGCTCTAATCAATGATGCTTCTGGCATCGTCTCTTTCCAGTTTGCCGTGGGGCTTGCGGTGACTGGTGTTTTCAGTATTCGGGAAGCAGCCGCAGCGTTCACGTTGTCATTCGGCGGTGGATTGATATGCGGTATCGTGTTGGGCGTTGTTGTACTCGGAATTACCCGCGCGGTTCGTAGCATGGGTCTTGAATCAACGGTTTTCCACGTAACATTCGAGATTTTGACGCCTTTTGCCATCTACCTCATTGCCGAGTCGTTACACGTCAGCGGTATTCTTGCGGTAGTGGGTGCTGGCCTCCTCGTCACGTTAATCCCACTTCCTTCGACGGTTTACACCGCACGCATTTCGATTGTTTCTTCGGGTGTGTGGGATGTTCTTGGCTTTATCTTAAACGGCGTTGTTTTTGTCTTCCTCGGTTCGAACCTACCAAGTATTTTGACTCACTCGTGGGAGGAAAGTGCCGATCCGCTTTCCTTGCTCGGTTTGGTACTAGTGTGTAGCGCTGTTGTTATTCTGGTGCGCTACGTATGGGTTGTTATCGCTGATTACATCACGATGAAACAGGGCCTATTAGCAGATTTTGATTCGTTACGAGATCTCTTGGTTCCTGCTTGGGTAACAACTCTCGGCGGGCCGAAGGGGGCAGTAACCTTAACGATCGCATTCACCTTACCTTATGGAATTTTAGGTACCCACGGGCAATCGATTCGTGATGAACTTATTTTCTTAGCCTCCGGCATTATCCTCTGTACGCTGCTATTGGCTAATTTCGTGGTTCCCGCATTAACACCTTTCGAGGTTTCAGATGAAGAAAAGACGCGGGAGAATGAGGTTCGTGCCGCCGTATTACGTTCCCTCATTTCTTCATTAACCGCCAAGTTTGAACATCGCTACCCGATTGCCCTAGCGCTGATCGTTAGTCGCTATCGGCGTGAGATTGCTGAATTAACAGTAGGTGACGAGTTTTCCGCGATTTCGCGTCAGCTTCGTCTGGATCTGATTTCTCATCAACGCGGTTATATGAATGATCTGCTTGAGCGTGGCGAAATTTCTCACTTTAGCCATGACTCTATTGAACACACCTTGGAACGTCTGGAAAAAGTGCTCAAGCATCGTCGTCGTCGATCTTTTAATTTGAAGAGCATGTGGACGTTTATCTCAAATCGCGCTCGTTCCTTCTCCGAAGAACACCGTGGCGAACTGAACCCAGAGTCTGTCGAAGAACTGCGTCAGGCTCGAATGGCGTTGGAGAATTTCGCTATTTCATATTTGGAGAATGTGCCCACGACATCGTCAACTATGCAACAAGCACGTGCTTATTTGTTGCGTGACCACCGGCAGATGCTTGAGCAACTCGAACACACAACCCGAGAACAGTACGTATCTGTTCCGCAAACAAGCGACGATGATTCGGCAGACGATATCGATAGCACACCACGCTATCAAACCATGGGCGAACAGCTTGATTTCTTAGAAGTTGAGGCGCTACGTCTCCAGCTTGGATGTATTCAAGAATTACGTGAAGATAATAAAATTACGCTCACCGAGGCCACGATGCTACGTGATGAAGTATATCTATTGCAGATGAATCAGTCAGATCTCGGAACACACTAG
- a CDS encoding SpaA isopeptide-forming pilin-related protein, producing the protein MRQSQQGRFSISLAVLSALIIAFAGMLFPGGSLPAQAADGATLQISAFKHDNTGSALPDSADLLSGVTFTLTSADPSTDRQATTGADGRAIFSDLAEGDYTLTVKEVPASVVNLSKPRQISISKNPKGQFVILMDGKNENAGVGPAPGSTVPGKTPFKIYFPVTPDIAKVSSVADQAEIERCDGDKLADPVTFTMSAPLSIYANWKFAFLPSTDLSTSYIHFSIQDMVSPRLEVIAGRGYVESQGAKLDVPVLVTQTSTDQGTLVKAEINDFSKLLINGFDEVDLRTLKLEIDVRPSTTEYQNAQIDLSPIENTAEAWIDDAMVNTSNTVSVKLSGEDKTATKVWEHLDKMSAPHVSFQLMRHIAGTDPQPVPGLALAVITGETTTATWINLPNRDGNCHRWIYSVREVDSQGNPAVPENFESTQTDDLTITNSRIVHPAIDIEKYTLAEGIIDGDHDDVTDPYYLDTNDVSEGVHVGMVITNTGDIALQDLRLTDKTNPNTTGKVSNIQCTLNDQPVVFEDLKRFEVGEKIYCHGTLTDMVLGATHQDTASVAAISVVRDLEVTNSDPWNAVAPEPEPEPTPDPQPQPTPEPTPAPEPTPDPQPQPEKPQLAKTGMDANMGGLTILGLLGLGIGMTIKTQDIVAVRKK; encoded by the coding sequence ATGAGGCAGTCACAACAAGGTCGGTTCTCGATTTCGCTAGCGGTTCTATCCGCGTTAATTATCGCATTTGCCGGCATGCTTTTTCCCGGCGGTAGCCTACCAGCGCAAGCCGCGGACGGAGCAACATTACAGATTTCAGCATTCAAGCATGACAACACTGGCTCAGCATTGCCTGACTCCGCCGATCTTTTATCGGGCGTTACTTTTACGCTAACTTCCGCAGATCCAAGCACTGACCGTCAAGCAACAACGGGAGCTGACGGTCGAGCGATCTTTAGCGATCTTGCTGAAGGTGACTACACGCTAACGGTGAAGGAAGTGCCGGCCAGCGTCGTCAACCTTTCTAAACCCCGGCAAATCTCCATATCAAAAAATCCAAAAGGCCAATTCGTCATTCTGATGGATGGAAAGAACGAAAATGCTGGAGTCGGACCAGCCCCAGGTTCCACCGTTCCAGGCAAAACTCCGTTCAAGATTTATTTCCCAGTCACGCCTGATATTGCCAAAGTCAGCAGTGTCGCCGATCAAGCAGAAATTGAACGATGTGACGGAGATAAGCTAGCTGATCCGGTGACATTCACGATGTCTGCACCGCTGTCCATTTATGCCAACTGGAAGTTCGCTTTCTTACCTTCAACAGATCTTTCTACCTCGTATATACATTTCAGTATCCAAGATATGGTCAGCCCCCGCCTAGAGGTTATTGCTGGTCGCGGATACGTGGAGTCTCAAGGTGCGAAACTAGATGTTCCAGTTCTGGTAACGCAGACCTCTACGGATCAGGGCACGCTTGTGAAAGCAGAGATTAATGATTTTTCCAAGCTACTGATTAACGGGTTTGACGAAGTAGATTTGCGAACTCTCAAGCTGGAGATTGACGTGCGCCCGAGCACCACCGAATACCAAAATGCGCAAATTGATCTCTCTCCGATCGAAAACACTGCAGAAGCATGGATTGACGATGCTATGGTCAATACCTCCAACACCGTGAGCGTTAAACTTAGTGGCGAAGACAAGACAGCAACGAAGGTCTGGGAACACCTAGATAAGATGTCTGCCCCGCACGTTTCTTTCCAGTTGATGCGACATATTGCGGGAACCGATCCGCAACCTGTTCCGGGACTTGCATTAGCAGTCATCACTGGCGAGACGACGACGGCGACCTGGATAAATCTGCCTAACCGAGATGGGAACTGCCATCGGTGGATTTATTCAGTGCGCGAAGTTGATTCACAAGGAAACCCCGCTGTGCCGGAGAATTTCGAATCAACACAGACAGATGATTTGACGATTACAAACTCACGTATTGTTCACCCGGCAATCGATATTGAGAAGTACACCCTTGCCGAGGGGATCATTGACGGTGATCACGACGACGTTACTGACCCTTACTATCTCGATACCAATGATGTGTCCGAAGGTGTCCACGTGGGCATGGTGATCACTAATACTGGTGATATTGCGTTACAAGATTTACGGTTGACGGATAAGACGAATCCGAATACGACTGGGAAAGTCAGCAATATCCAATGCACACTCAATGACCAGCCGGTTGTCTTTGAAGATCTGAAGCGTTTTGAGGTTGGCGAAAAAATCTACTGCCATGGCACGCTGACAGATATGGTTTTGGGAGCCACTCATCAAGATACCGCCTCAGTAGCGGCAATTTCTGTGGTGCGCGATCTTGAGGTTACTAATTCCGACCCGTGGAATGCGGTTGCTCCGGAACCGGAACCAGAACCGACTCCTGACCCGCAACCACAACCAACACCAGAACCGACCCCTGCCCCGGAGCCGACTCCTGACCCACAGCCACAGCCAGAAAAACCTCAGCTCGCTAAGACTGGAATGGACGCGAACATGGGTGGATTGACGATTCTTGGCCTACTTGGTTTGGGCATCGGCATGACTATCAAGACCCAGGACATTGTAGCTGTTCGAAAGAAGTAG
- a CDS encoding SDR family oxidoreductase gives MGVYVVTGSASGMGRSTAEQLRWEGHRVIGVDLHKADVKADLSSPEGRAHAVTEVKKLANGRLDGAVLAAGLGPIPGREELIAKVNYLGVVELLEGLHEELAEAGNAKVVIFSSNSTTTVPGVPDGVVAAFRERDIDKALEIAAQAGPEASPNFIYAGSKTAITYWMRTIGVTEEWAGRGIRINALAPGAIRTPMLSAQLADPKLAPAIKSYPIPVRDFGKPEEVAQWAIFMLSPAANFLCGSVIFLDGGTDAYFRADSWPRSIPASDIPEYRAKMEKFAASTSE, from the coding sequence ATGGGTGTTTACGTTGTAACAGGTTCCGCTTCTGGAATGGGCCGATCCACCGCCGAACAACTTCGCTGGGAAGGCCACCGAGTCATCGGCGTCGATCTCCACAAGGCAGATGTCAAAGCCGATCTTTCATCGCCCGAAGGGCGCGCACATGCCGTCACTGAAGTAAAGAAACTAGCCAATGGCCGCCTCGATGGCGCAGTACTGGCAGCTGGCCTTGGACCTATCCCCGGCCGCGAAGAACTCATCGCCAAGGTCAACTATCTCGGCGTCGTCGAACTACTCGAGGGTCTACACGAAGAACTAGCTGAGGCCGGAAATGCAAAGGTCGTCATTTTCTCCTCAAATTCAACCACCACTGTTCCGGGCGTTCCAGACGGCGTCGTTGCCGCCTTCCGCGAGCGCGACATTGACAAGGCCCTAGAAATCGCTGCCCAAGCCGGTCCAGAGGCATCCCCTAATTTCATCTATGCCGGCTCTAAGACAGCCATCACTTACTGGATGCGCACCATCGGGGTAACCGAAGAATGGGCCGGGCGCGGTATCCGCATTAACGCTCTTGCTCCCGGAGCAATCCGAACCCCGATGCTCTCAGCACAACTTGCCGACCCGAAACTCGCTCCGGCAATCAAGTCCTACCCCATTCCAGTTCGCGACTTCGGCAAGCCGGAAGAAGTAGCACAGTGGGCAATCTTCATGCTCTCGCCAGCAGCAAATTTCTTGTGCGGATCAGTCATTTTCCTCGATGGTGGAACGGACGCATACTTCCGCGCCGACTCTTGGCCACGATCCATCCCAGCGTCTGACATTCCAGAATATCGGGCGAAGATGGAAAAGTTTGCCGCCTCGACGTCTGAATGA